ACTGGTTAAAGATACATCTGGCAAATTTATATGTTGGTGGTGTGGACAAGTTATCACATGATGCTCGAATAGCATTTACTGAGAATCACTTGGAGGATATATTTGACTCTGCAGATAGGCCTCTTGAAGGAAGGCGTTGGTGGTTAGGTTCTGAAGATCCCTTTCAATGCTTAGCAGTTTGTATTAATCTTGCTGAGGCATTAAGGAGCTCCTCAGCAGAGACTACAATTTCACATGTTCCAGTGCATCAGGTGATTTAAGATTTTTTATAGTACTTTCTTGTttatttcttcttcatcatccaACTGTACTAAATCAGTTGGAAGCCTTCTGATCACTTTTGACACTTTACTTGTATGACTCTTTTTTTAAGTATGATGCGGCATGGGAAGTTGGATAATTTGGCATAGAAAACTTAGAGCCCCGTTTCATGCCGATTGGCCATAGAGGTCACCAGTCGGACCAGTAGGAGTACATACTGGTTGTATCATGTGTCCATACATTGATACGTGCTAGTGTTATGATAGAAGGGGCAAAAAATGACGTGACATTCAAGAAAACCATATTTTTGGTGATAATTAAGTGAAATATCCGTCAAGAACAAGTTCCCTTGTTTTTTAATTATAACAAATAAGcatatcttgtgaagtaaatatcGTAGACTGTATATTTTCCTCCTTGAAATATGAGGTATAAGATGTTAGAATGCAATGATTTGATAATACTTCATTGCTTTGATGTTGTGATCACCAGCAATGATTGAACCATCAACTCTCAAGTTATGGTGCTTACAGGTTTTACATTTTTTACCATGTTAAGGCTTGGTGTGCATTGGCATAAAGATCCATCATGCTGGTGGATTTAGTTGTAGGTGACTAAGATGTAGCAGGAAATAATGCATCAATATCATTATGTAACTTGTGAATGCCTATCTTAAATAAAGTCATTGACATTGCTAGCTAATACAACAAAAAGGGCATTGTACCACAAGTATCATGATTCGATTTGATAAGACTGTTGACTCAATAACTTGGAAGAATTAAAACTATGTGACTCAAAAAACACTTTTAAGTGCAATTAAGTCCTATAAATCAACACAAATGTCCGCTGATGTTTGATATGGGACGAATTGGGTATCCCAAATTAAAGGTTTGATGTCCTCAACAAGTCTTAAAACCTAAAGCATACTTAGAATCATATCCGATTTGGCTATGTGAGGTTCATGGCCCAGCCAATGGTTGTTCTATACTGGCCCCCTTCCATGGATAACTCTTTCTTAGGTGGGCTTACTTACCAAACACACATAGATTAGACTTGTTTTGTTTCATGTGGTTTAAGCTCAAGTTAATGATGGTAGAAATAGAATCATATTGTAGTAGTCTCGTTTTGTTTCATGGCTTACTTACCATCACAATCATTCTTTCAATTCTGATGCTGGATGAATCATGACACCATAACAGTCTAATTTAGGAACCCATGTTTCCTAGGTGGGCTAACCACACATGCATAAATTAAGCTCGTTTTGTTTCATGTAGTATAAAAATTTTCTCAAGTCAATGGTGGTAGAACTATCTAGCTCTGTATACTATCATGACATCATAGAGTCTGATTTAGGAGCCAATGATACACAAAACTTAACATGTGAAAAAGTCCAAAATAAACTCCATGTTCTTGGTATTTCTTACATGTTCAACCTACAAATTTGTTGAAACTGTGCTGAAGCTATTAAGATACTTGGAGAGTAATAGTAATGCACAAGAAGGCCTGGGTGAGAATCTGGTTAAATTTGATACCACTTCGTATCTAGTTTCACAATATCCTTAGTGATGCTCCAACTTGGACCAGTGAAGATCCATATCATATAGGTGATTCATTCTCCCGTATTTTGTTGTTGATGTTTGGATAATTTGCATGAACATGAGTTTGTTTGAAGCAGATAGTGACACCAATCTGTTCGAAGGTTTGTCAGTAAAGTGATATTATTAGAGTGCCAGGCATAAGAAGTTGGGTCTTGACACCAATTGAAAGAGAAATTAAAATTTCCTCCATGTTACACAAAACTTAAATTTGAATATTATGTGGTAGTGCCGTAGTGGTACTTCTGTAAACTAATAGTGTCACTAAATACGATGATGAAGGAAATAGTTAGAAACTGTATTCTGCGGTCGATCATTTGAGAATGTCTTGGGTTTACATTGCTGATATCATTAACCCTTTGCCAATAACATTGATGTGGTCTTAATTTTATGTGATACAGAAAGATGCAAGAAATACAAATAAAATCTTTCTGAACTGGCACAATATTCTTATTGTGTATTGTTTGAAATTAAttcttaattttgatgatttatcaaTAACAATTTTTGTTCTTGTTGTAAATTTGATATTATGACTAGTAGCCATTTAACTTCTAATTTGCAGGATGGGTCATGCAATGGTCTACAACACTATGCAGCTCTAGGAAGAGACAAGGTGCTAATTTTCCTTATTGTTTGCTTTTTGAATTCCAATCTTACCCTCACGGGAGATTGTCGCCATATTGTgtattactaaaataatttagTGATTCAAGGAGAGGGTCCTAAGTGGCCAGATTATGTTTTGTTATTACAAATAATTAAGTGAATCAATAGGAGAGGGGAACCTGAGTGTgtgataattttcttctaatttcATGACTACATGCATGGGTTGCCTTTGAACCTCTTTACATAGACATACAATTATATCTCTGGTTCGAAGTATTTGCTTACCAATTGAACTTGAGAGTTGAGACATCCCTTGAGGAGGTTCCATTAACTACCTATAATCACCTCTGTATTTCTTTGACTGTTCAATAGGACACAAGAATATGTAAATGAACTATTTGTTTAGTTTTTAATGCTTGCTTCAGTTACAGGATTTGTGTCTCTCAATTTTCTTAACATATTCCAGCTTCTTGTTTTGCTCTTGATTTGTGTCATCTAGGAGTATGCATAACTGCAAAACTGGGTTTGTTATGGTTCAGATGTTATGAAATTATTGATTTTCTTTGGTGTGAGATTAGGGAAGTAATAATTTCAGTTAAAATTTAAAATCTGGTCAAACCAAAATGACTGAATGTTGTATGATTATATTGTATACAACTATACATTCTCATGATTGTTTAATATTTTGAGTAAGCAGATCCACAATGTAATACCCCATTATATAAAAGTTGCATTTTCCTCCACTTCCTGGGAATATATCATCAGAATAAAAAAGAACCAATCCATGTGCAAATGTAGCAGGATTCGCTTAATATAAATGCAAAACTTGATAGCTGATATAGGGTCATTGACACATGACTAATGCCAAGGTACAATATGGTGCTTTCGTACACCAACCAAAGCTTTAAATTTGATGACATCTTTGATGTTGATAACATGCCAATACAGTACAATTCAGATACAGAAATGCCGGTAATGTAACTATCATGAAGGATTTTGTACCAATCTACATATCTAGCACTGTTTTGCATGTTCCTTGTTTGACATCTATATTTGAATCTAAAGCACAGCACAAATATGTCATGATTGCATCAATTTGGGTCTTCCATCTTGTGCTCTTTATGGATTCTTTTACTTTGATCCCTCTGTTCTTCCTTTACAGATCTTTCTTAATGTGCTTATGTATTCTCAACTATCATCtcaaatgaattttaatattatccttTCTGAACTGGACTAACATTTTGTTAGCGTTCATGAATCGATAGCCATGTATAAAgttaatattatctacaaagatctCTTTTATTAAGTTTTTTTGTGCATGGGCTTTAGcccttttttaattttaaattattctttttatcttttaaacTGTTGCATTGTCAGTTGGGGGCCATCTCTGTGAATCTAATTGCCGGAGAAAAGCCTGCAGATGTATACTCGGAAATAGCGGCTAGGTACGTCATTGTCTATTGCAGTAACCTATATCAACTGTTGGCCCTAGGAGTGTCACTTCCACTAGTCATAATGTACAAGCTATTTGTTGTCTTATCATTTGACAAATAACTTTGCAATTTATCATTTTATGTTTAAAAATGGTAAGTGTTGGTCTCACACTAAGATTGCTTCTTTGTGTCACAACATCCGTGGTTGCAGGGGCAAGGCACCATATATTGTTCTTTCTCAGGGATCCATCTTAGTGGGAGCTTTAGGCATTGGGTTGCTCTTTTTTTTATCTATGTCCAAAATAAATGTAGAGAAGTCTTTGTTTCATGTACTCTTTTTGGTTTAATCGTATTCTCTCTTATGACTGGTGATGTTTGATCGTCAAGCTTCCACCTAAACCCTTTGTAGTGCTCTGACCATATGCATACTACAAGCATTTTAAAGGAACGGAATCCAATTTCAATCTATTGTTTGCTTTGGACCTGATATTTTTTGGATGTGCTAGTTATCTTTCTTTCACTCTAATCATTGTCCAGGCAAAATTATCTTGGTTACGAATTTTTAATGCAGAGTTCTTGGTATCATGCGAAGAGATGCAGACAAGGACCCTACTGTCAATCGAGATGCTTTACGTGCTAGGCTATTAGTTGATCAGGTTAACATATTACTTGCTCTTCTTCTCGCTTTTGGATCAGTTGAACTTGACTATTGTTGGGTGAATAGAATTGTCATGCCCTCCAATAAGATGACCTTAGGTGAAGTTTAAGTTTGGCATTTGGTGGTTTTTTGTTTCAACATACACTGATGCATGAAGCCAAATGGTCTTGTAGCTAGATCAAAATTATTGATCTCGTTGCAAAATTACATCATTTGCAGAAAATTTCATTagttttttacataataaaagtTAATTTTGAAGAGGAAAGATGTTTCTCTGGTAATTGATATTTAGATCATACATTTAAAATTGAATCTGCATCAACTTGTTTTATTGATGAATGCTGAAACTACGAAAATTGTTAAATATCTTCTCTATATTAACAATGCAAAATACATTGGGTGCTCATTGAGAATTTTTTGGTCTCAATGTGAAAAAAGGTGGACAGGAAGTTGGTTAAGCAGACTGTCATGACATCAGTTTATGGTGTCACATACGTTGGGGCCCGTGAGCAAATCAATAGAAGATTAAAGGAACGGGGTTTGATTGCTGATGACACAGAACTATTTGGTGCATCATGTTATGCTGCCAAAGTAAGGCAGATtacatttaaaattttcatttgtgTCTGTCTTCTAGGTGTACTTGTTTAGACTTGAGAGAAATATGTCTGACTGAACGATTTAAACTGTTTGAACAGACCATGTTGACTGCATTAGGGGAGATGTTTCAGGCTGCACGGAGTATTATGAACTGGCTTGGTGACTGTGCTAAGGTGTGTTTCGTTCAGTTTGATGTGTATTCTATAAGATACAGGCTCCATAAGGTAATCCTGAAATGATTTCTAAAGGGGTTTCTTTTAATGCTTTATTTTGGTATATagcatgattttcatcaaagcaTACCTAGTCTGTGAAAGGAGTAGAGGTCGTCAGAGACAGATAAAGAAAATTTAAAAGGCATAATGCAGTGCAGCAATGATGGTATGCCATCCAGTTGTACATCTTCGGTAGAAAGTTTCAACTTTGGTTACATATTTGATTAGATTATGGTGCAAGAATATAAATACTACGCTGTAATAAAGCTGTATTGTATAATATTTGTCAAGTGTGCTATATGTTCTCCTTCCAGGTTACATAGAGGAAGTTGAGTGGTAAAATAAGCAGTCGGAGGAGTGGGGATAATTTGTAAAAGAAGTGGACAATTGGACCTTAGTATTACTCATGTTATATGAAAATCAGCCGCAGTCTCCATACCATGCTTGGTTAGTCAGACATTTTGTTCATTTTCCACCCAAATCAACTTGCCTGTGATGATATGGTTAAAGAAGTAAGTCTGCATTTTCAACAGGTGATTGCTTCAGAAAATCATCCTGTAAGGTGGACTACCCCTATTGGACTTCCAGTGGTTCAACCTTACCGAAAATTGGAAAATCATCTGGCAAGCTTTTGGCAAAGCCAGTATGTTTTACTTACTCTTCCGTTAGGAATCTCTTTCCCTGTGTTTGTCCCTTTCTCCCTTTCTTGACCAAAAAATATATTTGCTCATCACTCTTGCAGGTGAGAACTTCCCTTCGAGTATTGACCTTAAAACGGGAAACTGAAAAGGTATCTTGATACTTTCTGTTTGAACCAATTTGTTTTTTAACACGTTGAGTCTAAAACCTTAGGATGAATCATCATGATATTATATGGGGAGCTAATGTTTTTGGTGTCTAAACCTGTCTATTTAGTTTTTCAGGTCTCTGTCAGGAGACAGAGAACAGCTTTGCCCCCAAACTTTGTGCATTCTCTTGACGGTTCCCACATGATGATGACTGCAGTTGCCTGTAAAAGAGCCGGATTGAACTTTGCAGGTGCTGGTTCAATTTTGGGTACTGGTTCCATTTATGTTAAGCCACTCGGATGCATTTGCGTCTTATCATTCCATCTATATTGCAGGCGTCCATGATTCATACTGGACCCGTGCTTGTGATGTGGATCAGATGAACCGAATTCTTCGTGAGAAGTTTGTAGAACTCTACGAGAGACCTATATTGGAAGAGGTAATGTTTGTTACCCTATGCTAACTAAACCATATTGGATTAGTCTAGTCCAAAATAAATGATCtggaatatatgtatgtataaacatAAGACTTGTATAGCCAAGTGCTGCCAACTCTTTGGTTTTCAGTATAGTTTATTGCCTGTTTAGAAAGTGCATAGCGATTATATTCATACCGTTACTAATACCTGCCGATACATTTTACAGTTACTGGAGAGCTGTCAGCAGTCCTTCCCCACCCTAAATTTCCCACCATTGCCAGAACGAGGAGATTTCAACCTTCAAGACGTCCTGGAATCACCATATTCCTTCAACTGACATGGCACTATTTTCGTTGCCATTCAACCTCCAATTTGCTGCCTTATTTTCTTGTGGGCGGCTTGGTGTACGTAAGTCTACATCCTCGGTCTCTTGGGCAATGTCGAAGCTAACGCTTGCGCTGTGGGTGCAGCAGCATTAACGATCAGCAAAAGCTTCAGTGTGGATGCAACAGGAGTCGCTTCCATGTAAGTAAACATAATATGCGTGTGATCCTGTCTTAGATTTACCAAGAGACAGCTCTCCTGTGCGGTTTCTGGGAATAGGGGATGATTGGTCATGAGCTTTTGCTGCTCAACATGGTCGTATAATGCTAGTGTGTTATTGTTTGGGCTGAGACTGGCCAGGTGATGTCGGGGATCGACAGAAACAGGAGAGTGTTGTCAGTTTCAAGATAGGTGTGATGTGATGGAGGAGACCGAGCTAAGTGTGGATGATGAACAAGTTCAAGTTCATGCCGGGGAAGCCAGTGTGGCCATGTCGGGGATCTCCTAGGGAAAGATACTCTTAATCCAATTCTGTAACATGAGGCCCCCAAAGGAAGGCAAACTTGCTCGTCTTCCTTGCATAATTTGTGAGGACCCTTTGGAAGCAAGTATTACAAAGAACAACTAGTGAacatttatttttgtatatatatatatatatagcagcgATCAATTCTTGGAGAATTGTGTTGTAAGATGTCGAGTCTGTATGTCAATTCGTCAATGCTAGATTGGTATAGATTTGGTAAATTTAAGCAAATGAGTCGATAGAtggttttttaaaagaaaaatgaaatcatATGTATTACGTTTAGTAATTTTTTATCGAACAAAGAGGTACTGAAGAGAGAGAGGTTGGCATCTGAGAACACGTTGTTAGTACAATAATGATCTCCCCCCTGTTAGTACAAGAACAAAGGGTCGTAACACATCAAAACCCAGCAAGGACGAGCTGCCCCCTCCTGTTTGGTGTACACACGGCAGGCATCTTCAAACAGTTCACTCATAAGTATCGATTGCCTACATTCATTCAATTCATACAACAGGGGATGCTGTCACCGGCGGCTTGCATCCATCCTTCTTCGACACATCTTCAAAGTCACACAAGCACACAGTAACAATTGCTTTTACCAGCATTAGGAGGAAGCTTGAAACCAAACATGAGCGAGTGTCGGATGTCAGCTCAAAAATTGGGCAATAAGGCATTCGTCGCATGCAGTCCTGCCTACATGGTGAAATCATCACAAGGCTTCCCACCATCATCTTGAGCATTGATGGGCGGACAAGTACCGCGCGTCAGCTTCATGGCAGCGCTGAGTTCTTCCTCCCAGGAACCCTGCATCTGTAGATAACAACAACCAAAACCATTGAAGCTTGGCATTACGGAAGACAGGTATAACCGATGCTCGGCATTATTAGCAGATAATGTGCTGCAAAACAGGCAGGCACTTATGATGGGGTGGTGAATACGAATGCCTGCCTGCCTGCATGCATCCCAAGGGATCGAGGGATTACCATGCTACAGATCCCACCCGGAACCACATACTGTTGAGATGATGGGTGTAGCTGTGGATGTATCATCATCATCTCCTGCGGCAATCCAGCTGCTGACAAAGTGTCATCGCAGGAATGCATCTGTCGGTGATAGGCAGAAGCAAGCACCGATTACTGCTAATCGTTTCGCCGATGATGACGATGCCTATGCCTGCCTGCAGAGAAAGAGTAATGTCACGTACCTCTTTTGCAACAAGCCCTTCCATGGCGTAGTTGTGTTCAGCATTGACAGCCGCAAGCTTCATCGAGAGGAACTGCACGGGAGAGACGGATGAATGAATACGAAGCATCCATCCGAGGAATCACAGGTAGCAGCAGCGTCGTAGCATAATACCTCAACTTGCTGTTGAAGTGACTGAACATAGTTTATGATCTCATCCAGCATCACTGCTTTCCCTGTGACCTGAGTTCATAAAAAGATCAATCAGCTTTCGATCAaagttttgggggggggggggggatgcgtTTGTGCCGCCACCAAATATCCTCCGAGACTGACTCACTTTGCTGCAGCCGGGAACGAGGTTTTGCAGATACTTCATCCTTTCGCTTATCCTTTCTCTTCGCAACTGCAATAGCATGATTCGACCAAATTTCTCAAGTACGGGAAGAACATGgtgaatctttctttctttctttctttctttctttctttctttctttctttctttctttctacacAAATCCATCTTACTCTTTCTGCGATGCTGTGGCTGTTGGTTGCTTGTCCACGCCGAGCTCTGACGTGAACGTAATCCTCCTTGGGCATCTCCGAGCCATCGTCGACGTGTTTCGGCTCTTGTTTTTGTTTGGCTTCGGTGCCCTCTGCTGCGTTCCTCGACGATGATCGTGGCCATCTTCGTGCTCGCTCACCCCTTTCCTTGTCCTGGAGCAGGTGGTGTTCGTGAATGATTACGAGCGTCGGGACAGCGGAACCAAACAAGGAGCGGCTCACCGGATCGATGGTTTTTCTCTTCTTTGCGCCGAGATCACTCGGACACGACTCCCCTGGTGCACCTGCTGAAGCGGTGCGTGTTTCTTGGCTACCTCCGGTGAGATGGGCGCTTGCTTTGTTCCTCTGGTTCTTGATTGGACTCCCACTCGTCGATTCATGGTCCAGAGGGAGCGGGAGCGATGCATCTTTGGCTTCGGATACGGTCAGCGTGATCTTCTGAAGCTGAGATCCTATGACATCCCTGGAGATATCAGCGCAAGGAGCCACCACCGGTTGAGACGAAGCGAAGGAGTTGATGATGCCGCTGAAGTGGCCACCGGCGTGCGAAAACATGGCAGCCCGTTCGACGAAGGCGGAATCAGAGGGGAAGAACAGCCCCCTGGCGGACATGACCACTGGTTTTCCAATCGGAATGCGGTTGACGAAGCTCGTGGTGAGGTTCTCATCGGAAGCCATAGGAACGAAGGAATCGAACATGGGAATCGAAGGACAGGGAAATATTTGGATGCTGGGAAGGGTGGTTCAGGCGATCAGCAGTCGTCCTCACGGGATGGAGTCGACCCTTTCTCACTCATCTCCATCTCTTTTATCCTAATCATCCAGCGGATGAGAGTCGGAAAGCAAACAAAGTAGGGCGAGATTGGATCTCCTCGTTCAAAATCTAGTCTTGATGGCGTTCGAGAGATGCGGCCTCAGCTGCAAACACTGGCAGGGAGGTGACACGGATGGCATGGATGCATGagatgggagagagagagagacagagacagagacagagacagtGAGTGTGTAATGGGTCAAAAGAGAATGACAAGCTAAACAGGAACGAAGGAGCTTCTCTTATGTAGCAGAACCAGAGGGACAAGCGAGAAGAGGACAAGGTGGTATGTGTGGATAGTGGTTCCAAGACACTTGACATAACATCACGCAAGAAGAGGAGGCAGATATGAGTGG
The window above is part of the Musa acuminata AAA Group cultivar baxijiao chromosome BXJ1-1, Cavendish_Baxijiao_AAA, whole genome shotgun sequence genome. Proteins encoded here:
- the LOC103981245 gene encoding transcription factor bHLH137-like isoform X2; translation: MFDSFVPMASDENLTTSFVNRIPIGKPVVMSARGLFFPSDSAFVERAAMFSHAGGHFSGIINSFASSQPVVAPCADISRDVIGSQLQKITLTVSEAKDASLPLPLDHESTSGSPIKNQRNKASAHLTGGSQETRTASAGAPGESCPSDLGAKKRKTIDPDKERGERARRWPRSSSRNAAEGTEAKQKQEPKHVDDGSEMPKEDYVHVRARRGQATNSHSIAERLRRERISERMKYLQNLVPGCSKVTGKAVMLDEIINYVQSLQQQVEFLSMKLAAVNAEHNYAMEGLVAKEMHSCDDTLSAAGLPQEMMMIHPQLHPSSQQYVVPGGICSMMQGSWEEELSAAMKLTRGTCPPINAQDDGGKPCDDFTM
- the LOC103981245 gene encoding transcription factor bHLH49-like isoform X1; the encoded protein is MFDSFVPMASDENLTTSFVNRIPIGKPVVMSARGLFFPSDSAFVERAAMFSHAGGHFSGIINSFASSQPVVAPCADISRDVIGSQLQKITLTVSEAKDASLPLPLDHESTSGSPIKNQRNKASAHLTGGSQETRTASAGAPGESCPSDLGAKKRKTIDPVSRSLFGSAVPTLVIIHEHHLLQDKERGERARRWPRSSSRNAAEGTEAKQKQEPKHVDDGSEMPKEDYVHVRARRGQATNSHSIAERLRRERISERMKYLQNLVPGCSKVTGKAVMLDEIINYVQSLQQQVEFLSMKLAAVNAEHNYAMEGLVAKEMHSCDDTLSAAGLPQEMMMIHPQLHPSSQQYVVPGGICSMMQGSWEEELSAAMKLTRGTCPPINAQDDGGKPCDDFTM